In Gemmatimonadales bacterium, one DNA window encodes the following:
- a CDS encoding TldD/PmbA family protein: MSAADGMRDRLTEALKCTRAGYAEVRFERRRTSRVGFRGRRLEVAAESVDAGGCVRVLHRGHGWGVATFTSLDDLPRMVEAAESASRAVVLDEPIVLAPVEPRVDEVVPEIDGDPVEIPLAEKRRYLEGLNGVMLAASPKIADTQSGYADERTEWYFANSEGTWLHELRPEVGVSGLATARDGDTIERYHDGVALRRGWRSVQGLEAMFRKAAEMAVRLLAAPSVKGGTYPVVLDPRLAGVFVHEAFGHLSEADFVYENPQAREMMTLGRRFGSDIVNIGDDGSAAGLRGTLPYDDEGTPTRNTRLIENGILVGRLHSRETAAKMGEQPTGNARAINFRFPPIVRMTNTYIEGGSGSFEDLIADVKLGVYAVDWIGGQTFLENFSFSAAHGFMIRDGKVAEMVKDVVLGGNLFKSLQSIDRLAGDFRFNKTGGGCGKGGQSPLPVTEGAPHVRFAELLVGGEVGG, translated from the coding sequence GTGAGCGCGGCGGACGGGATGCGCGACCGGCTCACCGAGGCGCTGAAGTGCACGCGCGCCGGCTACGCCGAGGTGCGCTTCGAGCGGCGGCGAACGAGCCGGGTGGGCTTCCGGGGCCGCCGTCTCGAGGTGGCCGCCGAGAGCGTGGACGCGGGCGGCTGCGTGCGCGTGCTGCACCGGGGCCACGGGTGGGGGGTGGCGACGTTCACCAGCCTGGACGACCTGCCCAGGATGGTCGAGGCGGCGGAGTCGGCGTCCCGGGCGGTCGTCCTCGACGAGCCGATCGTGCTCGCGCCGGTCGAGCCGCGCGTGGACGAGGTCGTGCCCGAGATCGACGGCGACCCGGTCGAGATCCCGCTGGCGGAGAAGCGGCGCTACCTCGAGGGGCTCAACGGCGTGATGCTCGCCGCCTCGCCGAAGATCGCCGACACGCAGTCCGGCTACGCGGACGAGCGGACCGAGTGGTACTTCGCCAACAGCGAGGGGACGTGGCTCCACGAGCTGCGCCCCGAGGTCGGCGTCTCGGGACTCGCCACGGCGCGGGACGGCGACACCATCGAGCGCTACCACGACGGCGTGGCCCTGCGCCGGGGGTGGCGCAGCGTGCAGGGGCTGGAGGCGATGTTCCGCAAGGCGGCCGAGATGGCGGTGCGGCTGCTCGCGGCCCCGAGCGTCAAGGGCGGCACCTATCCGGTGGTCCTCGATCCGCGGCTCGCGGGCGTGTTCGTGCACGAGGCGTTCGGCCACCTCTCCGAGGCGGACTTCGTCTACGAGAATCCGCAGGCCCGGGAGATGATGACGCTCGGGCGCCGCTTCGGCAGCGACATCGTCAACATCGGCGACGACGGCAGCGCGGCGGGGCTCAGGGGCACGCTGCCGTACGACGACGAGGGCACGCCCACCCGCAACACCCGCCTGATCGAGAACGGGATCCTGGTGGGGCGCCTGCACTCGCGCGAAACCGCGGCGAAGATGGGAGAGCAGCCCACCGGCAACGCGCGCGCGATCAACTTCCGCTTTCCGCCGATCGTGCGGATGACCAACACCTACATCGAGGGCGGGAGCGGCAGCTTCGAGGACCTGATCGCCGACGTCAAGCTCGGCGTGTACGCCGTGGACTGGATCGGGGGCCAGACGTTCCTCGAGAACTTCTCGTTCTCGGCGGCGCACGGGTTCATGATCCGCGACGGGAAGGTCGCGGAGATGGTGAAGGACGTGGTGCTGGGCGGCAACCTGTTCAAGTCGTTGCAGAGCATCGACCGGCTGGCGGGGGACTTCCGCTTCAACAAGACCGGCGGCGGGTGCGGCAAGGGCGGCCAGTCGCCGCTGCCGGTGACCGAGGGCGCGCCGCACGTGCGGTTCGCCGAGCTGCTGGTGGGGGGCGAGGTGGGCGGGTGA
- a CDS encoding phosphoribosyltransferase family protein, which translates to MAGTRKAPKSPQARSVMEVDWPFFGELCRGLALKVSRDYQPDLVVGIARAGVIPGAVIASILRCDFASITATRQHEGEAPALVSRPSLSPRGRKVLLVDETCDSGDTMRLAASVMKEEGAAALRTAVSFQCGDFKPDYHALKTDAFIILPWDRWVIAEGQLVVRPDYEAALGEAGLPLRKPAP; encoded by the coding sequence ATGGCCGGAACGCGGAAGGCTCCGAAGTCGCCCCAGGCTCGCAGCGTGATGGAGGTGGACTGGCCGTTCTTCGGCGAGCTGTGCCGGGGCCTCGCGCTGAAGGTCTCGCGCGACTACCAGCCCGACCTGGTGGTGGGCATCGCGCGGGCGGGGGTGATCCCGGGGGCGGTGATCGCCAGCATCCTGCGCTGCGACTTCGCCTCGATCACGGCCACGCGGCAGCACGAGGGCGAGGCGCCGGCGCTGGTCTCGCGCCCCTCGCTCAGCCCGCGGGGGCGGAAGGTGCTGCTGGTGGACGAAACCTGCGATTCGGGCGACACGATGCGGCTCGCCGCGTCGGTGATGAAGGAGGAGGGCGCCGCGGCCCTGCGGACCGCCGTCTCGTTCCAGTGCGGCGATTTCAAGCCCGACTACCACGCGCTCAAGACCGACGCGTTCATCATTCTGCCGTGGGACCGCTGGGTGATCGCGGAGGGCCAGCTGGTGGTCCGTCCCGACTACGAGGCCGCGCTCGGCGAAGCGGGCCTCCCGCTGCGCAAGCCGGCGCCGTGA
- a CDS encoding tetratricopeptide repeat protein, translating to MGLFRRLLGGRGADDRPIKPQRLDYLNEALALERQGDYDAAITSYRLALRDHPREPRILQNLAIALSRTGNSEDAIRHYRLALEGDASLAGAHYGLAFLLLKRGDTDGATHHLKAFLGNPPRGVDAQKWIGHAEQALRDLASASQQRSAGLEGA from the coding sequence ATGGGTCTCTTCCGGCGTCTCTTGGGCGGCCGGGGTGCCGACGACCGACCGATCAAGCCGCAGCGCCTGGACTACCTCAACGAAGCCCTGGCCCTCGAACGCCAGGGAGACTACGACGCGGCCATCACCAGCTACCGGCTCGCGCTGCGCGATCACCCGAGGGAGCCCCGCATCCTCCAGAACCTGGCGATCGCCCTGAGCCGCACGGGCAACAGCGAGGACGCCATCCGGCACTACCGCCTGGCGCTCGAGGGCGATGCCAGCCTCGCCGGCGCGCACTACGGCCTGGCGTTCCTGCTGCTCAAGCGCGGCGACACCGACGGCGCGACCCACCACCTCAAGGCCTTCCTCGGCAACCCGCCGCGCGGCGTCGATGCGCAGAAGTGGATCGGCCACGCGGAGCAGGCGCTCCGCGACCTCGCCTCCGCGTCCCAGCAGCGGTCCGCGGGCCTGGAAGGCGCCTGA
- a CDS encoding long-chain fatty acid--CoA ligase, whose protein sequence is MSTPAPRGTLTRLFYDAVERHGHKPKAVACKPAGGPWRSLTHQELAQRVLRAGLALRRLGVRRGDRVAILSENRPGWLVADFACLAVGASDVPVYPTLPARQLDYILKDAGVVAIFVSSAPQLAKIQELRGELPALRHVIAMDPDARGPGVIGLAELYAMGAELESAAEAARFQAEALTADPDDVATIIYTSGTTGDPKGVMLTHDNIWSNVMGALESFDVGPTDSTLSFLPLSHIFERMAGHFLMFHAGATIHYAESIDTVPANLMEVGPTIVTSVPRLYEKMYARVLENALAGGPIKKRIFFWAKDVGERWADHVLAGERPPTLLGQRYALAQRLVFSKLKARTGGHIRFFVSGGAPLPPDIAKFFYAAGLPILEGYGLTETSPVICVNLLERVRIGTVGPAIHGVEVRLGPDGEILTRGRHVMKGYFNQPEATREALDPDGWFHTGDIGELDAAGCLRITDRKKDLIVTAGGKNVAPQPIEQMVKHNKYVANAVMLGDRRKFCIMLVVPNFDQLERWAVYKQLAFANHRGLIKLPEVRAKMEREVMKMLPDLASYETPKKILLLEHDFSIENGDLTPTLKVRRRVVEKRYQRQIDALYTESPPAMID, encoded by the coding sequence GTGTCCACTCCCGCGCCGCGAGGCACGCTCACCCGACTGTTCTACGACGCCGTGGAGCGCCACGGCCACAAGCCCAAGGCGGTGGCGTGCAAGCCCGCGGGCGGCCCGTGGCGGTCCCTCACGCACCAGGAGCTGGCGCAGCGGGTGCTGCGGGCCGGCCTGGCGTTGCGGCGGCTCGGGGTGCGGCGCGGCGACCGGGTGGCGATCCTCTCGGAGAACCGTCCCGGCTGGCTGGTCGCGGACTTCGCCTGCCTGGCCGTGGGCGCGAGCGACGTGCCGGTCTACCCCACGCTCCCGGCGCGGCAGCTCGACTACATCCTCAAGGACGCGGGCGTCGTGGCGATCTTCGTCTCCAGCGCGCCCCAGCTGGCCAAGATCCAGGAGCTCCGGGGCGAGCTGCCGGCGCTGCGGCACGTGATCGCGATGGACCCCGACGCGAGGGGCCCCGGCGTGATCGGGCTGGCGGAGCTGTACGCGATGGGTGCCGAGCTCGAGTCGGCGGCCGAAGCGGCGCGCTTCCAGGCGGAGGCGCTCACCGCCGACCCCGACGACGTCGCCACCATCATCTACACCTCGGGGACCACCGGCGACCCGAAGGGCGTGATGCTCACCCACGACAACATCTGGTCGAACGTGATGGGCGCGCTCGAGTCCTTCGACGTCGGGCCGACGGACTCCACGCTGAGCTTCCTGCCGCTGTCGCACATCTTCGAGCGGATGGCCGGCCACTTCCTGATGTTCCACGCCGGCGCCACCATCCACTACGCCGAGAGCATCGACACCGTCCCCGCGAACCTGATGGAGGTCGGACCGACCATCGTGACCTCGGTCCCGCGCCTCTACGAGAAGATGTACGCCCGGGTGCTGGAGAACGCGCTCGCCGGCGGGCCGATCAAGAAGCGGATCTTCTTCTGGGCGAAGGACGTCGGCGAGCGGTGGGCCGACCACGTGCTCGCGGGCGAGCGGCCCCCCACGCTGCTCGGCCAGCGGTACGCGCTGGCGCAGCGGCTGGTGTTCTCGAAGCTCAAGGCCCGCACCGGTGGGCACATCCGGTTCTTCGTGTCGGGTGGGGCCCCGCTCCCGCCCGACATCGCGAAGTTCTTCTACGCGGCCGGCCTGCCGATCCTCGAGGGCTACGGCCTGACGGAGACCTCGCCGGTCATCTGCGTGAACCTGCTGGAGCGCGTGCGCATCGGCACCGTGGGACCCGCCATCCACGGCGTCGAGGTGCGCCTCGGTCCGGACGGCGAGATCCTCACCCGCGGCCGCCACGTGATGAAGGGCTACTTCAACCAGCCCGAGGCCACCCGCGAGGCGCTGGATCCCGACGGCTGGTTCCACACCGGCGACATCGGCGAGCTGGACGCGGCCGGCTGCCTCAGGATCACCGACCGCAAGAAGGACCTCATCGTCACGGCGGGCGGCAAGAACGTGGCACCGCAGCCGATCGAGCAGATGGTCAAGCACAACAAGTACGTCGCCAACGCCGTGATGCTGGGCGACCGGCGGAAGTTCTGCATCATGCTGGTGGTGCCGAACTTCGACCAGCTGGAGCGCTGGGCCGTCTACAAGCAGCTCGCCTTCGCCAATCACCGCGGCCTGATCAAGCTGCCCGAGGTCCGGGCCAAGATGGAGCGCGAGGTGATGAAGATGCTGCCCGACCTGGCGAGCTACGAAACGCCGAAGAAGATCCTGCTCCTCGAGCACGACTTCTCGATCGAGAACGGGGATCTCACCCCGACGCTGAAGGTGCGGCGGCGCGTCGTCGAGAAGAGGTACCAGCGGCAGATCGACGCGCTGTACACCGAGAGCCCGCCGGCGATGATCGACTGA